AACGCACTTCCAGGTCGCGGATGTCATCTGGTAACAGTGAATGATTATCTTGCACGCCGCGATGCTGAATGGATGGGAAAAATTTTTGAATTTCTTGGATTAACTGTTGGAATAATCCAAACGGAAATGAATCCTTCACAGAGAAGAGTTGCATACAATTGTGACATCACATACGGAACGAACAACGAATTCGGGTTCGATTATTTGCGGGACAATATGGTCGTAAGTTCTGAAGATTTGGTGCAACGTCCTCATTATTATGCAATCGTGGATGAAGTGGATTCCGTTTTGATTGACGAAGCAAGAACGCCGTTGATAATCAGTGGTCCCGTGCAAGTTGATGACCACAAATTTTCGGAAATGCAACCGCAGGTGGAACGATTGGTGAACGCACAAATGAAACTTGTAACTTCCATTGTTGTTGAAGCCGAAAAAAACCTTGGAGAGAACGGAAGCGAGGATAAAAAACTTGAAGAGAAAAAAGTTGAACAAGCGGGAATATTTTTGTTGCGTTCTCAAAAAGGGTTACCAAAGCATAAGCGTCTACAAAAATTGCTGCAAGAGCCATCGAATAAAATTCTTTTACAAAAAACAGAAGTAGAATTTTTGCGAGACCAAGCAAAACGAATGCCTGAAATAATAGAAGAATTATATTATGCCGTTGATGAAAAAAATCATCAAATCAATTTGACGGAAAAGGGGAGAGAGTTTCTTGCAGGAAACTCCAACAAAGATTTGTTCTTGCTTCCTGATGTCGGCGCAGAAATCAGTGAAATAGAAAGTGATGAAGCGCTATCTTCCGAAGATAAATCAAAAAAGAGAGATGAACTCAATCAAATTTATGCCGACAGAAGCGATAGAATTCATACCGTTACGCAATTATTGAAAGCATATTCACTTTACGAAAAAGATGTAGAATATGTCGTCAGTGATGATGGAAAAGTAATGATAGTAGATGAATTTACTGGACGTTTACTTTCTGGACGAAGATATTCCGATGGTTTGCATCAAGCGATAGAAGCGAAAGAAAATGTTGCAGTCGAGCGCGATACGCAAACACTTGCTACCATTACGCTTCAGAATTATTTTCGTTTGTACAAAAAACTTGCAGGAATGACGGGAACAGCAGAAACAGAAGCGCCGGAATTTTTTGACATTTACAAACTTGACGTTGTTGTTATTCCAACAAATAAAAATTGTATTCGCAACGATGATGACGATATTATTTACAAAACAAAACGGGAAAAATACAATGCTGTTATTCAGGAAATAGAAGCAATGCGAAAAGTCAATCGTCCGGTACTTGTCGGAACTACCAGCGTAGAAGTTTCGGAAACATTGAGCAGAATGTTAAAACGAAGCGCGATTCCGCATAATGTTCTCAATGCAAAACAACATCAGAGAGAAGCGGAAATTGTTGCGAGCGCAGGAAATCCCGGAGTTATAACGATTGCAACGAATATGGCGGGACGCGGAACGGATATTAAACTTGGTCCCGGTGTTCGAGAAGCAGGAGGTTTGCACATTCTCGGAACGGAACGACACGAATCGCGTCGCATAGATAGACAGTTACGCGGTCGCGCAGGAAGACAAGGAGACCCGGGTTCATCGCGTTTCTATCTCTCGCTCGAAGACGATTTGATGCGGCTTTTCGGCAGCGAACGAATTGCTAACATTATGGAACGTTTGGGGTTGCAAGAAGGAGAACAAATTCAGCACCCGATGATAACGCGTTCGGTAAGCCGTGCTCAAAAACGAGTGGAAGAAAATAATTTCGGTATTCGTAAGAGATTGCTCGAATACGACAATGTTATGAATCAGCAACGCGAAATTATTTACAAACGAAGAAAACATGCATTGGTGGGAGAAGGGTTACGCGATGATATTTACGAGATGTTGATTGAGTTTGTTGAGAAAACGACGGACAAATATTACGGTGATGGCGACATTACGGGATTACAAAACGCATTCCGTAGTTCTTTACTTGTTGATGTTCCATTCACTGCGGATGAATTTCAAAAATTAGGCGCTGACGGTGTTGCGGAAAAAGTAGTGAATGCGGCAAAAGAATTTTATCGCCGAAAAGAAGAAAAAATAGGGAAGGAACAAATGCAATTGCTCGAAAAGTTTGTTGCGCTGCAAGTGATTGACGAAAAATGGAAAGAACATCTGCGCGAAATGGATGACTTAAAAGAAGGAATTCATTTGCGCGGATATGGTCAAAAAGATCCGTTGTTGGAATATAAAGGCGAAGCGTTTGGAATGTTTCAACAATTAAGTGAGATGATTGTGAACGATACGGTTACGCTTGTGTTTAAAGTATTTCCTACACAGCAACAAGAATTTCCCGTGCGTCGTCCGTTGCGTTCTGTTCGAAAAGAAGAAATGAGAACATCGCACGAAGAATCCACGGGGATGGGATTTCAAGGCGATAAGCAAGCAGTTCAAACAAGTGAGAAGCAACATTTACAACGAACTGGTAAACAAATGCCGATTCATGTTGGAGAGAAACTTGGACGCAACGACCCGTGTTATTGCGGAAGCGGAAAGAAGTATAAGAATTGTCATGGGAAGTAACTTGGAATTATTGAAATTTGTAGAAGGCTTTGCAAGACCAAAAGAAAATTGTTATTCAGGGAAGATTCGCTTCACTCACTGTAAACTCCGTGAGGAATCTATTCTGAAATTTTGCAGATGTTAGAAGATTTTTCGCGCTTCGCTCCTCGCAATAACAATCTAACTACCTTTTATAAAAAATTAATTACAATTCCAAGCGAAAAATGTTTTCCTTCCGTACCAACTGGAATTTTCATTCCAATGATTTAACGTTACTTCGAGAAAAAAAAATACGCGAAGGAATCCGTATTCTCGATTTAACGGAAACCAATCCCACCAAATGCAATTTCCATTTTCCTTTTGATGAAATTGTTTCTTCGTTCAACAATTATGAAAATATTTTTTACACGCCAAATCCAAAAGGAAGTTTGCAGGCGCGAGAAACAATTTGCCAATATTATTCCGAACGAAATATTTTTTTTTCTCCCGAGCAAATAATTCTTACATCGAGTTCGAGCGAAGCATATTCTCTATTGTTTCGTTTGTTGTGCAATGTTGATGATGAAATACTTGTACCAAAACCAAGTTATCCGTTGTTCGAGTATCTTGCGGAAATCAATGATGTTCGCATAAAACATTATCGTTTGGAATATGATGGAAGTTGGAATATTGATTTCCAAAGCATAGAGAAAAATCTTACCGAAAAAACGAAGGCAATTATTCTTGTCAATCCCAATAACCCAACCGGAAATTTTGCTGAACAAGAAGAGCAAGAAAAATTATTTCGGATTGCTAAGGAAAAGAATGTCGCAATAATCGAAGATGAAGTATTTTCTGATTTTAGATTGAAGAAAGCAAATCTCACATCTCACATCTCAAATCTGCATTTTAGATTGAATGGAATTTCTAAAATGCTTGCACTTCCGCAAATGAAACTCGGTTGGATTGTTGCAGAAGGAAACGAAGAGCAAAAACAAGAAGCACTTGCTCGTTTAGAAATTCTTGCTGACACGTTTCTTTCGGTCAATACGCCGATTCAAAATGCGTTACCGAAATTATTTTCACTACGAACTACCATTCAAAACGAAATTATTAGTCGAATCAAAGATAATTACGAATTTCTCAAACGCGCAACTCATATCTCATATCTCACATCACTAAACATTGAAGGCGGCTGGAGCGTTATTCTTCAGATTCCCGCAACAAAAACAGACGAGCAATGTGTGATAGAAATTTTAGAAAATGAAAATGTGTTTGTTCATCCCGGACATTTTTTCGATTTTGAAAAAGAAGGGTATTTTGTCCTCAGTCTTCTTACAGAACGTGAAACATTTTTCGCTGGAGTCGAAAAAATAGTGCATTTTTTTTCATCTCGCAGTTAACGAAGAAAGAAATTCTTTGTTAGCAGTACATTTCTTTCTATTTTAGTCCCCGCTTTTTTATATGTTACATAATCGAAAGATTCTTTAGTGCAAATATTAACCAGCAGACCTCGTGTTCTTGGATGGATTCGGAGTGCTGCTATTCTCGATGGCGATTGGGGAACAAGCATTGCATACGTTCTCGGAATAGCATTTTATCTATCCGGATACCAAAGCGGATGGTACTTGATGATGATGATGGGATTTACTGCTCTCATTGCTGTCAATTATATTACTATTTGCCGATTGTATCCAAATGGCGGCGGCGTCTATAGTTCAGTTGCTCATCGTTCGAAAACATTTGCGGCAGTTGGTGCGTTTCTTCTTGCCGCAGATTATACGGTTACTGCTTCTCTTTCTGTATTGGATGCGTGTCATTATTTGGGATTGCCGCAACCGGAAATTTTTGCCATCGTGATTATTCTCGGACTTGGATTATTGAATTGGCGAGGTCCCCGACACGCAGGTTCATTTGCCATTACGATTTCTATTATTACGTTTACAGCAATTTTTATCCTCGTAGGATTTTCTGCTACTACCGGATTCTCGCAAGCAAATTTCGAACCACTCCACGAAAGTCCATTGCACAGCTGGACTATTTTCGTTGGAATTATTCTCTCAATTTCCGGTATTGAAGCAATTTCGAATATGACAGGAGTAATGAAAAATCCTGCAAAAGATTCAAAATACGCTATACTTACCGTCCTTTCCAAGATTACGTTTGCTACTATTCTGCTTGCGTTAGCGATGCTTGCAATTCCGAATATCGAACGCACGGCGCATACGGAAGATATGATTCGCTTTCTTGGTGAATATTACGTTGGAAATTGGTTCGGTTATATTATCGGAATTGCACTTGCATTATTGCTATTTTCCGCTGGCAACACCGCCATCAACGCCCTCACATCGTTGCAATATATGATGGCAACGGATTTTGAATTACCGAAACCCTTAAAACGTCTCAATAAATATGGCGTTCCCGTTCTTCCGTTATTGATTTCTACCGGTATTCCGATTGTGTTGCTTATATTCATCAACGATATATTAACACTTGCTTCATTATACGCCATTGGAGTTGTTGGCGCTATCTTCATCAATGTCGCTTCAACAGGAACGGATAAATCGCTCGATGTGAAAAAATTCACCCGCGTGTATATGTTGGTTTCTGCTGTTCTACTCCTTTTCGTCGAACTCACTATCGCATACCAAAAACCGAAAGCACTCGCATTTGCAATTGTCATTCTTGGTATCGGAATGATTGCAAGAAAACTCACAAAAAAAGAAGCCCGCGAGCAAGTAATTCAAGCGGTGCAGGAATTTGGCTCACAAATAATGCCCAAAAGCGAACTCAATGTCGAATCGCGACTGATGGTTGCATTAGATGGAAAAAATGAACTCCTCCTGCGTTTTGTATGTCAAGAAGCGAAATTGAGAAAAGCATTCTTGTTTGTTCTCAACGTGAAACGCGTTGCTGTTTTCAATATGCCGGCAAGTCAAACAATGGAACATCTGCAAGATTTTTCGTGGGCAGAACACATTTGTGACGAATATAATGTTCCTTGCAAGATACTCATTATTGCAAGCAACGAAGTGGGAGGAACCATCATCGAACAAGCCGCAACCTTAGGGTGCGATATTGTGTATCTTGGCGCATCTCGAAAAAAACTTGTTGATAAAGCATTAAGCGGAGATGTGATTCGCATTACGTCCGATATTATGCCCGAAGAAATTCAACTCGTCTTCTTACGCGCATAACAACCAATGAATACGCGCGAACACTCTGCGAATGAGCACGTTCTCTCGTTGTTCGAATGGGGTATTTTCGCGCTTCTCGTCGCTGTATGTTTTGTTATTTCCGTTGATGTGTATGACAATACGATTCTCAAATCTACTGCTCTCGTAGTCTTCGGTGGATGGTTACTTTCGCTTTGGGTATCGCGCATTTGTTATCTGCGCACTCTTCGTATTCGCATTCTTCCATTCCATCTTCCCGTAGTCCTTTTCTTTCTCGCATCGCTGATTTCACTTCTTCGCGCTCATTATGTTGAATTGAGTTTTGTTTCACTCCTCAACCTGTTCTTCATTCTCTTTACGGCATTTCTCGTATCGCAACTCGTAACGAACAAAGCACAACAACAGCGCGCTTTCAACGTTCTCCTTCTTCTCGCCGTATCCAGTATTGTTGCAGCAGTCCTTGTCGAATGGTTTTCGGGAAAAGCGATTACGATTATCGCCGATTATTCACGTCAACTCATTGCTACCTTTGGCAACAGCGCCTATTTCGCAGGATTCTTGGTTCTTATCATTCCGTTTGTCTTGGGACAAATTTTTGCAGAGCATTCCTTTTCGAAGAAAAAATTTTCTCTCATTCTGCTATTTCTTTCACTCTTTGTCCTTCTCATCTTCACGAAAACGTTAAGCGCAATGATTGCAGTAGGATTCAGCATTGTGATGTTTTCTTTTCTTTCGCAATCGGAAAAAAAACGAAAGTGGAAAGTACTGCTGAGCGGCGTTCTTCTTGCAGGAATTATCGCCGCTCTCTTCTTTGATACGATTGCAGGAAGAGTTACAGCAATGTTTTCACCAACATCTTCGTTTATGCGAAGATTGGTATTTTACGAAGGCGCATGGAAATCTTTTCTGGCTTCGCCGTTCATTGGAAATGGTTTCGGTGCGTTCGAAGTATATTTTCCCAAGTTTCGTTCGAGCGAGTATTGGGTTTCGAAGAGCGAGGACGTCGTTGCCCATACACACAACGAGTTCCTCGAAATACTTTCCGAATCCGGTCTCTTGGGGTTTGCCGCTTTCTGCTTTATCATTGTTACCATTATTCGTTTCAGTAAAACAACGTTACCGTTGCTGAATACTTCCGAGCGCTCATCCTTTGCTGGATTACTCACCGGCATCGTTGCTTCGCTTGTTGATAATCTTGGAAATATGAGTCTCCGCGTTTTTCCCGTTGCACTCGTCTTCTGGATTATTCTTGCATTGCTCTGTTCCTTTCAATTCAATAACAAACGAAAACACATCACGGAAACCATTGTGCAATGGGAACTCCCGCAATTTTTTCAATATGTTGCTTTCGTTCCAATTGTTCTCTATGGAATTGCTCTGTATTATTTTCTGCCGCAAGAACTGCATCGCTTTCGCGCGGAACAATTCTTAGTAAAAGGATTCAAACACGACATTGCGAACAACGTTCCTTCTGCCTATCACGATTATTCCGCAGGACAAAAAGAATTCCCTTCACATTCCTTATTATTGTTCAATACTGCAGGAGTAGCGGCGCAAATGCAATACTACGACACTGCCTATGTGATAGTGCAACAACTTCTTCAACGATATCCGTTCTATCCCAAAGCCCACTTGATTCAGGGAATTGCGCTATACAATTTGCATCGTACAAACGAAGGGATTCAAGAACTACAAACCGAAATCGCATTGCGTTCACATCCGCAAACCATATTTCTCCTTGCACAAATGTTTCGGGAACAACACGATTCGCTCAACGAAGCGCAAACATTGCTCCAACTTACGCAACGAGCAATCTCGAACGGAAGCGTCGAAAATCTTGCAGCCGCCATTTCCCGTTTAACCGAACTTCCTATTTCTTCGATACTGTTCACTGTTCCCAGAAAACAACTGTATGAAGCATTTTCCTCCGACATTCCAACATTACAATCGTTAGCAAAACTTTCCGAACACATTGGCGATTTCTCCCTTGCTCTGCATTGCTACGAACGATTGCTCTCCAATGCTCCGAACGATGATATATTATTGAACAACGTGCGCTCATTACGCAAATGGAACAAAACGCAATGAC
The sequence above is drawn from the Ignavibacteria bacterium genome and encodes:
- a CDS encoding amino acid permease, which translates into the protein MQILTSRPRVLGWIRSAAILDGDWGTSIAYVLGIAFYLSGYQSGWYLMMMMGFTALIAVNYITICRLYPNGGGVYSSVAHRSKTFAAVGAFLLAADYTVTASLSVLDACHYLGLPQPEIFAIVIILGLGLLNWRGPRHAGSFAITISIITFTAIFILVGFSATTGFSQANFEPLHESPLHSWTIFVGIILSISGIEAISNMTGVMKNPAKDSKYAILTVLSKITFATILLALAMLAIPNIERTAHTEDMIRFLGEYYVGNWFGYIIGIALALLLFSAGNTAINALTSLQYMMATDFELPKPLKRLNKYGVPVLPLLISTGIPIVLLIFINDILTLASLYAIGVVGAIFINVASTGTDKSLDVKKFTRVYMLVSAVLLLFVELTIAYQKPKALAFAIVILGIGMIARKLTKKEAREQVIQAVQEFGSQIMPKSELNVESRLMVALDGKNELLLRFVCQEAKLRKAFLFVLNVKRVAVFNMPASQTMEHLQDFSWAEHICDEYNVPCKILIIASNEVGGTIIEQAATLGCDIVYLGASRKKLVDKALSGDVIRITSDIMPEEIQLVFLRA
- a CDS encoding pyridoxal phosphate-dependent aminotransferase, with the protein product MFSFRTNWNFHSNDLTLLREKKIREGIRILDLTETNPTKCNFHFPFDEIVSSFNNYENIFYTPNPKGSLQARETICQYYSERNIFFSPEQIILTSSSSEAYSLLFRLLCNVDDEILVPKPSYPLFEYLAEINDVRIKHYRLEYDGSWNIDFQSIEKNLTEKTKAIILVNPNNPTGNFAEQEEQEKLFRIAKEKNVAIIEDEVFSDFRLKKANLTSHISNLHFRLNGISKMLALPQMKLGWIVAEGNEEQKQEALARLEILADTFLSVNTPIQNALPKLFSLRTTIQNEIISRIKDNYEFLKRATHISYLTSLNIEGGWSVILQIPATKTDEQCVIEILENENVFVHPGHFFDFEKEGYFVLSLLTERETFFAGVEKIVHFFSSRS
- the secA gene encoding preprotein translocase subunit SecA; the protein is MLKLLRKIFPSKHEKDIQSLQGAVEEINKWYDEYRTLSDEQLKAKTDEFRARIREELQEIEKEIAELKLQFSDDAYQNTHEELTLQLEEKEKELNETTNDVLDELLPEAFAVVKETCRRLVGQQWKVTEHTIQWDMIPFDVQLMGGIVLHRGKISEMSTGEGKTLVATMPMYLNALPGRGCHLVTVNDYLARRDAEWMGKIFEFLGLTVGIIQTEMNPSQRRVAYNCDITYGTNNEFGFDYLRDNMVVSSEDLVQRPHYYAIVDEVDSVLIDEARTPLIISGPVQVDDHKFSEMQPQVERLVNAQMKLVTSIVVEAEKNLGENGSEDKKLEEKKVEQAGIFLLRSQKGLPKHKRLQKLLQEPSNKILLQKTEVEFLRDQAKRMPEIIEELYYAVDEKNHQINLTEKGREFLAGNSNKDLFLLPDVGAEISEIESDEALSSEDKSKKRDELNQIYADRSDRIHTVTQLLKAYSLYEKDVEYVVSDDGKVMIVDEFTGRLLSGRRYSDGLHQAIEAKENVAVERDTQTLATITLQNYFRLYKKLAGMTGTAETEAPEFFDIYKLDVVVIPTNKNCIRNDDDDIIYKTKREKYNAVIQEIEAMRKVNRPVLVGTTSVEVSETLSRMLKRSAIPHNVLNAKQHQREAEIVASAGNPGVITIATNMAGRGTDIKLGPGVREAGGLHILGTERHESRRIDRQLRGRAGRQGDPGSSRFYLSLEDDLMRLFGSERIANIMERLGLQEGEQIQHPMITRSVSRAQKRVEENNFGIRKRLLEYDNVMNQQREIIYKRRKHALVGEGLRDDIYEMLIEFVEKTTDKYYGDGDITGLQNAFRSSLLVDVPFTADEFQKLGADGVAEKVVNAAKEFYRRKEEKIGKEQMQLLEKFVALQVIDEKWKEHLREMDDLKEGIHLRGYGQKDPLLEYKGEAFGMFQQLSEMIVNDTVTLVFKVFPTQQQEFPVRRPLRSVRKEEMRTSHEESTGMGFQGDKQAVQTSEKQHLQRTGKQMPIHVGEKLGRNDPCYCGSGKKYKNCHGK